The DNA region ACAGTAGTGTGTAGTTTTATTTCTGAATGAATTTGTTTCCACTTTCCACTGTTTGCTAAAATGTTACTCATACTGATTTTCATTACCATCATCGTTTTTCAATCATACATACTATAGTAGCCAAGAATTTTACGAAAGATTACTTGTACTGTTACTTCATTTCAATAGAGAAATTAAGGCTCAGTTCTTTTCGATTAATGTCATAATGATGTTGCAATTCGCAATTGTATTTTCTGCTTCTATAGTTTCAATTatggaaaacaaaaaatatgctTACCGAATATAAAAATTGCTGAAATCAGGTGTAAATTTGGACTCCagtttgttcaaaaaaaaaaatttgctgCCAATGATTCCAAAATTATTACTTCTAAAACTCACAGTTCAATCGTATAATGGTGACATAGACAAACAACTCAAAAAGAGTTAGGTTGTAAAAAAAACCGAGTAATCGTGGATAAAACATTGAAAATCACcgggaaaaaaatgaaaagatggAAAAAAAGAGATAATATGCACTTTTTAACCTTACATGCAAATATGCAGTATTTGTAACCCGATGTCAATGTCGTGCAGTATTAACATAAAGGCATGATGAAAGAAATGAAATGATCAAGAGTATATCCTTTTCCCCTGCATTCTAAATTAACATAATAAGTTCAAGTCAACAGAGACTAATCACCAAAAAATACGAGTAAAAAAAGTTCAAGGCACTGAACTAATTTAATGTCCAGCCATCAGACCATTCAGCTTCATCAGTAACAGGTTTATGGAACTCAGAGTAGGGTGGATCTTCTTGATCCCATTGTCCATTGTTAGAGGGTTGATCCCATTCTCCATTGTTAGAGGGTTGATCCCATTCTCCATTGTTAGAGGGTTGATCCCATCCTCCATTGTTAGAGGGTAATGCATTATCATCATTATAGGTTAAGCAAGAGTTCTCCCCATTGTACTCATTATCACAAGGTGCCGCCGGCCTTTCAGGAAGAGCACAACCCTGATAAGATGAATTGTCCACACAGTGCCACAACATTTGGCCCCAATTTTCATCCTGTCAAAAAATGACAAGTGAGTAACGATTTCATTAACAACCAAAAAGATCAGAACCAAGGGACCAAAGAACAATCAGACATTGAACCTGTTTTTAATTATCTGGCTACAAAGACAAACAGACTAGTTAAGCAGAAAGTGGAAATACTATATCTGTAAGCATTCTCATTACCCATTACAACCATGTTAGAAATACTAATGACATGATAACTGCCTAACTTTGACATACATACAATGCAATCGATCAGAGGAGATATGAAAATGTTCCATTTACAACATAAAGTTGACCAGAGAGATAACTTACTAAAAATTAAGTCATGGCTGGTTATATAAAAGGCAGTACCTTGCATATAATATGGGGATTCCCAATTATAACCAGTAATGAGATAGCACGGGTTACAGCCACATTAAACCTTCTAAAATTGCTCAAGAAGCCAAGACAGTGGACTCTGTCAATCTCATTGTGCTTGATGGTTGATCGAACAGTTGATATGATTATCACCTCCTTTTCTTGTCCCTGAAATTGCTCAACACTACCAACTTTGATATCCGGCATCCCTTCATTTTCAAGTGTCTGTTTTATTTTCAGCACTTGTTGCTTGTATGGCGTTATTATGCCAATGTCTTCCTCTCTTATTTTCCCACCAGCTATCAGCTTGTTGACAATTTGTACAACCTTACTTGCTTCAATTCGGTTGAACCATGACGGATTATTACCTTCTCTTTCATCACATCCTTGGATGCCAACAAAAAGAACAGGAAACTCCTTATTAGGGAGGAGCTCTTCCATTTCCATGAATGTTGCAGAATCTCTACATGCCATCAATTCCCCATTATAAAACAGCTTTGAAGGGAGATATAAAATCTCTGGATGACATCGATAGTTTCTAACCAGTTTGGTTACATAATTGGCATCTCCACTAGCGTATAACTCGCAGTCAAACAACCGTTCCATGTATGAAACTCCCAGTCCATACTCATCTGCAGTTTTTGAATATATCACAGGACCCAACTGCAATTGGTCACCAGCCAGAACAACAACAGTGTCCCTTTTGCAGAGATGAGCAACAGGGATCATGGCTTCAGGTTCTGAAGCTTGGGCAGCCTCATCCAAGAAAATGTGAGAAAAGTGACCGCGACAAACATCTTCAGCATAAAGAAGAGCAGCACTCATATATGTGGATACTATGATCCTATAATGAATCAGAGCATTGTATGGGGGACACTTAAATACCAACTCATCAAAGAAGCAGAAGCGAATATGTTCAGGTTTTACATCATCATATGGTCTGGTGGCTGCATTGagcctgaatatttcattttcacgAAATTCAACATCCTGTTGAGCAAGTAGTTTTTCCAGTACATAGTCTGCTGCACTATTTGAGGCAGCACACACAAGAATACGAGCATCCTTTTGATGTGTGTAGAGCTGAAGGATTGCTTCTACTATTGTCCTAGTCTTTCCCGTACCTGGAGGTCCATGAATCACATATGGTGGTGCACCTTTGCAACCCAGAATCATTTTGATTGAACAAACTTGCTCCTCATTAAAAGTACCAGATATGGGAACCAGATCTGTGGTTTTAATGTGCCTCCTTCTGGATGATTTGGAGGGGAAAATGAAGTCAGGACCTAAGGTTTCTGCTGCCTCAACTGCTTGATATTCTCTTCTCATATTGAGCCTATTATACGTGAAGTGAACATCATAAAGATTCTCATTTCTATGCATAAAGTGAAATTCAGGATCAAACTTCAAATAGACCTCATCAGCTTCAACCCGGTGGATATATCCCTGCAGAAATTTAAATGAAGGGAGGATCATGACTGTAACTAAACAAATACATTTATACTAATTCAAAGGAAATTTGATAAGCACGTATctataaacaacaaaagataccCAAAATCCAGATTTGTCAATACAGGATAGtggcattagttgccaaaaaccAAAACTGTTATAGCAGGATGACTGCTCACTGAAAATTTTGATACATACCTAAATTCTCAAAAGTAAAAAATACTCaaaattaatgatatttttatgAGCATAATCATGCTTAATGATCAAGAGTCATAGGTTTTGAGCTGAACACACAAGGCTGAGACCAATAAGAAGTCAGAACATAAAAGACTAAGAGGGCAACAAACAGAAGATACATAGTAGATAAAAGGCaacctgaagaagaaaaagaacagAGCAGTGGATCAGTGCAGAACAGAGGACATGAAATAGAACAAAGAAGATAGGTGCAGAATTAGCAGGGAGTCAGGGACTGACTGGAAAACCCCACCGCTTATCAGGTGACATTGGCGAGCAGCGGGTCAGAGGATTTGTGTCAAAACTGAAGGTAAGATGGTGTTTGTTTTCTAGGCGAGAGCCGAACAAGGGTTCTAAACAAAGAATGGCAAGTCCCATTTTAACCCCCCTAAAAATGATTCTAGAAATGTTCAGAATAAGGGCAAAATTGCTTCATGACAAGACACTGCCAATTATATCTGTATGAATTAAAGATGATTAGAAGACGAAAGAATGTTAGTGTATAGGCAaagtcaaaaaacaaaaataatcttACTATGGTTGGCTTGGTGCAAAATATCAAGTAGATAGTTGTTGGTAATTATTAGTTCACAAAAAAGATTCCTATAAAGTTGTCAAATAGAAGAAAAGACACAGACATGCCAAATTTATTACATGAAATAACCACTTCTTTTATTTTACAATTCTATAACTTAAAATCACTAAAATAGATAGTGTATAAAGCGATGTCTGATCCATCATAGCTGGATCTGGATTTGGATCATGTCTGTCAGTGCAAAGGTGAAAGTCATGAGCCACGCCCATGCCCATGAAGGAATACAACCAAGGCATGCATGGCATTCTACGGCCCATGGTCAAGATAAATTTACCACAAAAACATGTACTCCTATAATCTACCAGACCAGACTCCATTTATATTATCATTTCAGAAAATACAGAAATGAGTAAATAATTACAGTCCGCATATAACTACTAGTTTTAAAGACCAAATTTTGGTGCAACAAATTCAAGTTAAAGATTTTATTTATCCAAGTGAGTGGTTCCAAGTGACAATGTGATATGCAGCCAAATGAGGATCAAACCTGATAGATGCGAGCTTTGTTTGCATTGTGTTCAGACGCCGGCGTGGCATAGATAAAATCCCCGTGAACAAGTGATGGTCTTCTCTCAGCAAGCCCAGGAACCTCCAAGGACAAAAAATGGTTGCCTCTCTTTCTCAAAGTTATGCCTTCCATGCCATAAGTGCTCATGTATTCCTGAAAGCAGAAGTCAATGGCACGCAGTTAGTAGAAACAAAAATGTGGCTTGTATTCTTTGATGACTTTTAATCTACTTTTCTTTTGctaaaaataaagacataagaTTACCTCTAATTGTATCTCTTCCATCATTATTAATGTTTTGAAATAAGAGGCATAATTGTTTCTTGTAAGACCATTGaaaacaatttcagggacctgtTTGTTCTCAAGCAATTCTCTAATGTCCCTGGGAATGTTATAATTTGGAAGCCTATTTATGTATCTTCGATGTGGCTTTGCTGCAGGACGTGAGCCAGGAACAAAAGTATCTACGACCAATTTGTCTTTTCTCCTTCCTTTTGCATAGGGCCTGTTAGAAGTCAAAGACTTGGAGATCTTGTCTTCAACTAAGAGGAAAACCACCCTTTCTATTTTTTCATCTCCAATATCAAAATACACAACTGATGAGTACATGCCTATTTCTTTTGTCTTGCAAGACAACCATATCTTTAGGACCTCGCGAGGCTGGAGCATCCTGTCCTCCAGAGTGCAAAATTCTAAAAAGCTCTCATCGCTATCTGCATTCGACTTCACTGACGGAGGTTCCATGAGAGAAAGAGTGAAAGAGTCCGTAGGATTTGAGGCAAAAATATGAACACTCCACAGCTGCACAGGTTCATCAGTAGTGTTATTAATGGTTACCAAATCCACAGCAGTTTCTCCAACAGTTACTGATTTCGGCTTCCCCTGCACAAATGCAAACGGAATGGATACGATTACGGGATCCTCTTCAGTGGCCAAGTAACTGCAAACAGATTTCTCTTCCTCAAAATCGAGAAACGGAATTTCAGCCTTGGAGCTTATGACAGAGCACTCCCCGTCTGATTTGTATCCGGCGGTACTCATCGGAAACTGGTGCACACTACTTCCAAGCTTTAGTTCTACAAAATGTATCACCCAAAAGATTAATTAGCACCCATAGTATAAGATTATCagcaaagaaaaaaacaactaGGGTTATTCCCCTTATCTGTGAATTAAAATCATGCGATTCCTAAATGCATTTTAGGTGAAATAAACAAACCCTAAACAGAAAGAGAGAATTTATAGGTGAAAACTAGAAGCATAAACAGAGAAAATGGAAGAATTGGTTGAGAGATAACCGTCGAGATTGCAGGAACGGAAATGCGCGTTCGATTAAGAAGAAATCAAAACTAGTGAGCACAGATTGCAATAATCATGCACGTAATACTCTGAACGAgtgaaatgaaaacaaaaaaaaaatgcaagcaAAATGATCGAACCTTATGACTCAAACGATGCGAGTATGCGATTGCGAATGGAGACTCTGCATTTGAACCATGGCGTGACGCATTGATTGGAACGTCATCGAGCGAAATGCATTTTGGTAGAAAAGGGAAAGGTTTGGGGTGAGTAAGGTAAAGTGAGACTCCTCGTATTCATATATAACATTTTGGGAAGTCAATTATTATATTGTTTgactaattttttattaaccTAAATTTTTAGATTACGCATTCATGAAGATGGTTaatgataaaatttaattattcaaGTGTGTGGAACAGATGATATGATTCATTAATttttggcttaatacatcagaagacccctgtaattgtaaagggaatcagtttcagggtctgaaatttttttgcatcaaattgggtccttaaaatattttttttaatccaattaaggacaaagtgtggcAGCAGGTGATGTGGCTTGATTTTTAGCTGATTCAGCTTTTCCAAGtggcattttaattttttttttaaataattaattccaaaacttaattttttattcccAGTCATaacttaaaaaacaaaaacttgatATAATCTTAAAAAAACCTAGACTAATCAAGATTAACCCCAAATTTAATCTGTTGAGCCCCAACTTAATATAATACTAATCCTATCaccttcttttcaaaaaaaatcctaTCACCTTCAtctcgaaacatttttatttttcattatctTCAACactttaaattttttatcaacaacaaaCTATTAGAATTCAGAAAGATTGAAActtcaatcactgtggcaatTTTCCAGATCGAAAATTGCAAACTTGGACACCATAGAGTATGTATAATCAATTTCACTCCTTCATGAGGTTCTCGAGGAGGTGCTTAGCTCCTTCAGGTTCAGCAAAACCCAGGGTCTCCTTAATTTCTTCTCTACTCTCACCCCTTCTTCTCTCATTGCACATATACAACCCCAGATCCAGCGAAACCCACCCCACCACTTTCTCTCAcaactcctccttctcctcctcatcCTTTCAAATCTTCAGATCTATGTGAatcctcctctctctctctctcttcttcctccagaTCTACCTCCTTCCCTCCAAATCCATGGCAGGGAAATAGGTTTCGATGGTGTGACTTGGTGGATATGGTCTACATCTAAGAGAAGGAGAGAGACgatgaaaaagatgatgaaCGGAACATAGTTCGGTGGGGTTCTTGCGGTGCTGCCTATGCGGTTTGTTTCGCGGTGAAAACGAAACCCTTTTATGCTTCTTTGTCTCATTTTGAATCCTTAAAATCCCAAGccctcatcttcttcatgtATTCTTCACATAACCCAAATCTAGATAAAACTCAAATTGAAGAGAGTGAGAGGGGGAGAGTGAGATCGTTTTTTTTCCCCGATGAAACCCATTCACTTCTTGCTCTGCGTTATCTTCTCATGACTCTCCTTTTTgcaccatttttttttcaatgagtGTTAAATTGCGTAACTTTAATCTAAACTGAATTTTGAATATTGATGTTCAATTACTAGTTTGGTTTGGTTATGGTgaatattttttgaattttatttttgaagtaTTTGTGTGTTGATGATTTGTTTCTGGATTTGAGATGAAGAACatggtgaaaatgaagatgaacatgaacatgattgaggttgaagatgatggggCTGAACAGATTAGATTAGGGATTAGTATTGATTAGGTTagatttttttaaagattatattaagtttttatttttaagttatgacttgcaataaaaaaattaagttttggaattaattatttaaaaaaaaattaaaatgccacgtggaaaaacTGAGTCAGCTATAAATCAAGCCACATCACctgctggcacactttggccttaattgaattaaaaaaaaaattttagggacccaatttgatgcaaaattttttcaggccctggaactgattccctttacaattacaggggccttctgatgtattaagccttaatTTTTGGACGGTGAAACACAAAAAACATGTAAGCTTAGTAAAGGAGGTTCAAagattgagaaagaaaaagtgttttttttttttcgttgttgttgagaaacaacccaGCCAAGAAAGTTGGCAAAAACTCAGCCAATACGGTAAAATTCCTCCAAAACCTCTAAAAACCCACAAACATCGCCAAATCAAACCAACAAGCCCAAACATTTACACCACTAGGAAAAGTCTCTATTGAAGTCGAAAGCAACGAGAGGTACAACCGAACGGGATACTAACAGTCACACAACACTTGCTAAATAGAGACTCAACCCAACAATGAAAACCAAAAGACCCAACCACAGCAATAAAAAACGTCATAGAGCTTGAGACGCAAAGCCTAAATAACTTGAAGCATAAAAAGTAACAAGAAAAAACATTGCGACCAAACGAGTAGAGCATGCATAGCACAGGAAAAATCTCTCCAACAACACTACCTCTAAAGGAACAACCGCCACAGAGAACCAACGACCCAAACCTACAAGAAGCAAAGACGCAGAGACCGGAAAGAAATCGTAGTCTAACGATCTtctaacaattttttattttctatatagTGAGACATCCAATCATACTACTGTGACATGACCGTATTTTAGAAGCATCCCTTttagttttaattaaaaaattgaaaattaattaaattcatttgTAAACAAAATGTATATGGACTCATTTATCAGACACTTATATTTCAACCAAGTAAAGGggtgtttgttttaattttaacaaACACCATTTGGCTACTTTGATATCAGTTTCCTTTTTGACAGATCTTACCTTAGATTCACCCGTGCAACTCTTTAATTTTCACAATTCCAACCTGGAGGTATATAAAATCAAGCCTACCTCATACATATTAATTCAAATGATACACCATTAACTTTTAGAGCACTTAGAGACCATGATTTTCAGAGACATCCCAATACCAATAAGAGAAAGCGAAAGGAAAAAACAACTGGAAAGAAGTCCATTCAAAATAAGGAACAAAGTTAACTCAAGCTGGAGGAGCAGGAGCAGGAGTATCCTTGACAGATTGGCGACATGCGTACTCTCTTGCACCATCCTTGTCAACAATTTTGATAACAAAGTTGGGTGGTGCCACAACCAACCTTGACCTGATTTCATGAATGCACTTATCAACGAGATCAATTGCTTCTTCCACTGACATTCCGCTATGGTAGTGTCTGTCCATCATTGACAGTGAAAAATACGAGCCATAGCCAAAAGCCCCCTTCTCAAGCTTGTGAAGTGTTGCAATGTAGTCAATATAGTATAGTGATGGGCCAGTCTCTTTGTCATAACCAGCAAGAAGGATGTTCACAGAGTATGGGTTCTAGAGAAAACCAAATTCACAAACAAACTCGTTATTCAAAATCAGAAAGCAATATGGCTAATGAAGTACAAATACACAAAATAAGTGTGAGCATATTAATAATCTTGATCTAATAAAATGAAGTACAAATACACAAAATAAGTGTGAGCATATTAATAATCTTGATCTAATAAAATCTTCTAATTCTTTATAGCGACCTCTATGGATCAAAATTAGGATAAGGGAGGATGTTTTTCTGAGCATGTGACTGGAACTCAACAACATTTTTTACTCTCTCATTGTAAACTATAGATAATAAAGATCCAGCACTGATAACAAACAAAACTAAAGAAGGACAAGGACTTCTAtcttaagattttttttaataaaaaaacaactGCTTAAATCTAATAGCGATGGCACATAAATTGATGCCAATGGGAAATAATTATCTTAATATCACCGCTTATATCAGCCACCTAGTTAACAAGCAAAACCATAGTACAAGCATGCTAAAGGTACATGATAAGCTGAAAAGCCCTTTAAGAATAGGATGCATGGATACAGCTATGGTACGGCATGAGGGATTTTAAAAAATCCTGGGTACTGGGGCGTTATATACAACATCAACAAAAGCCTGATCCCACTAAgggaataaatttaaaatttacataaccatgataaaaatatttaatggaAAAAAAAGCACAATTCCAGGAATCAACATAAACAAGTGAAATGAGGGGAACACAATGAAGAGAAGGATCAACACAAAACATGGCCAATAGAAAACTCGGCTTTGAATTGATATAGGAAACAGGGCCATTTTCATATACATGAGAAATATAAGGGGGAAAAAAACAGGGTCATGTTCACATACAAAAGACTATAATATGTTGAAGTTGGCAAACAGGAACATGTTCACATTCAGAAACAAAACAAGAGAACTGAAGTCACTGAATGGAGCTAGAGAAGCCAAGCCAGACATACATATAATTATCTTAGAACCCGTTTAGATGCAAACCACAGAACGCTTAATGGAGCTTATCTAGTGCTTTTTCTAGTAGATAAACTCCAATAAGT from Lotus japonicus ecotype B-129 chromosome 2, LjGifu_v1.2 includes:
- the LOC130741364 gene encoding probable RNA helicase SDE3; this encodes MSTAGYKSDGECSVISSKAEIPFLDFEEEKSVCSYLATEEDPVIVSIPFAFVQGKPKSVTVGETAVDLVTINNTTDEPVQLWSVHIFASNPTDSFTLSLMEPPSVKSNADSDESFLEFCTLEDRMLQPREVLKIWLSCKTKEIGMYSSVVYFDIGDEKIERVVFLLVEDKISKSLTSNRPYAKGRRKDKLVVDTFVPGSRPAAKPHRRYINRLPNYNIPRDIRELLENKQVPEIVFNGLTRNNYASYFKTLIMMEEIQLEEYMSTYGMEGITLRKRGNHFLSLEVPGLAERRPSLVHGDFIYATPASEHNANKARIYQGYIHRVEADEVYLKFDPEFHFMHRNENLYDVHFTYNRLNMRREYQAVEAAETLGPDFIFPSKSSRRRHIKTTDLVPISGTFNEEQVCSIKMILGCKGAPPYVIHGPPGTGKTRTIVEAILQLYTHQKDARILVCAASNSAADYVLEKLLAQQDVEFRENEIFRLNAATRPYDDVKPEHIRFCFFDELVFKCPPYNALIHYRIIVSTYMSAALLYAEDVCRGHFSHIFLDEAAQASEPEAMIPVAHLCKRDTVVVLAGDQLQLGPVIYSKTADEYGLGVSYMERLFDCELYASGDANYVTKLVRNYRCHPEILYLPSKLFYNGELMACRDSATFMEMEELLPNKEFPVLFVGIQGCDEREGNNPSWFNRIEASKVVQIVNKLIAGGKIREEDIGIITPYKQQVLKIKQTLENEGMPDIKVGSVEQFQGQEKEVIIISTVRSTIKHNEIDRVHCLGFLSNFRRFNVAVTRAISLLVIIGNPHIICKDENWGQMLWHCVDNSSYQGCALPERPAAPCDNEYNGENSCLTYNDDNALPSNNGGWDQPSNNGEWDQPSNNGEWDQPSNNGQWDQEDPPYSEFHKPVTDEAEWSDGWTLN
- the LOC130741365 gene encoding proteasome subunit beta type-2-B; translation: MECVFGLVGNGFAIVAADTSAVHSILVHKSDEDKIMLLDSHKLVAASGEAGDRVQFTEYIQKNVALYQFRNGIPLTTAAAANFTRGELATALRKNPYSVNILLAGYDKETGPSLYYIDYIATLHKLEKGAFGYGSYFSLSMMDRHYHSGMSVEEAIDLVDKCIHEIRSRLVVAPPNFVIKIVDKDGAREYACRQSVKDTPAPAPPA